Proteins co-encoded in one Sporosarcina sp. FSL K6-1522 genomic window:
- the yhfH gene encoding protein YhfH: MIENVIEFFKNLPAKVCTSCGTEIEEQHECYGNKCDACNIL, from the coding sequence ATGATTGAAAACGTCATCGAGTTTTTCAAAAATCTACCCGCTAAAGTGTGTACGTCTTGTGGGACGGAAATCGAGGAGCAGCACGAGTGCTACGGCAATAAATGTGACGCTTGCAACATCCTTTAA
- a CDS encoding amidohydrolase — translation MKEQLFEKLDNAFEDMVVTRRHLHMHPELSFKEHKTAQYIHDFYAELGIEVRAGVGGNGVVARVKGGRPGKTVALRADFDALPIQDEKDVAYKSTVPGVMHACGHDGHTATLLQVAKAIHELHENLAGEYVFIHQHAEELAPGGAQAMIEDGCLDGVDVIFGTHLWSMTPSGAIGYAAGPIMAAADRFDITIQGAGGHGASPHQTKDAIVIGSQLVMNLQQLVARRVDPIESAVLSVGAFVSDNGFNIIADSAKLSGTVRSFSPHIRDLMEQEMQRVIDGTAIAHDCTIELNYKRGYPAVVNHATETEHLKRVAEQIPGVKAVIESPPQMGGEDFAYYLEKVPGTFFFTGAQPEQPFPHHHPKFDFDENAMLVAAKTLAAAAIDYH, via the coding sequence ATGAAAGAACAACTTTTTGAAAAACTAGACAATGCATTTGAGGATATGGTGGTCACCCGTCGACACCTTCATATGCATCCCGAACTATCTTTTAAGGAACACAAGACCGCACAATATATACATGATTTCTATGCAGAATTAGGCATTGAGGTACGGGCTGGCGTTGGTGGAAATGGCGTTGTTGCCCGTGTTAAAGGTGGTAGACCCGGCAAAACCGTTGCCTTGCGAGCAGACTTTGACGCATTGCCTATTCAAGACGAAAAAGACGTCGCTTATAAATCGACGGTGCCTGGTGTCATGCATGCTTGCGGGCATGATGGGCATACTGCCACATTACTGCAAGTTGCTAAAGCAATCCATGAATTGCATGAAAACCTAGCAGGCGAGTATGTCTTCATTCACCAGCATGCCGAGGAGTTAGCTCCTGGTGGAGCACAAGCAATGATTGAAGATGGCTGCCTCGACGGTGTAGATGTTATTTTCGGCACACATCTTTGGTCCATGACGCCTTCTGGGGCGATTGGCTATGCGGCGGGCCCAATTATGGCGGCAGCTGATCGATTTGACATTACCATACAAGGTGCTGGTGGTCATGGTGCATCGCCACACCAGACAAAAGATGCCATCGTAATCGGTTCGCAACTCGTCATGAATTTGCAACAACTTGTAGCCCGTCGTGTCGATCCCATCGAATCTGCCGTGCTGTCCGTTGGTGCATTTGTTTCAGACAATGGGTTCAACATCATTGCCGACTCCGCCAAGTTGAGCGGGACTGTACGCTCATTTAGTCCACATATCCGTGACTTAATGGAACAAGAGATGCAACGCGTTATTGATGGCACAGCGATTGCGCATGATTGCACAATTGAATTGAACTACAAACGCGGTTACCCTGCTGTTGTCAATCATGCAACAGAAACAGAGCATCTTAAACGAGTAGCCGAACAAATCCCTGGTGTGAAGGCTGTTATCGAAAGTCCACCACAAATGGGCGGCGAAGACTTTGCTTATTATTTGGAGAAAGTACCTGGGACATTTTTCTTCACAGGTGCTCAACCTGAGCAGCCTTTTCCACATCACCACCCTAAATTCGACTTTGATGAAAATGCCATGCTCGTTGCAGCAAAAACGCTCGCTGCCGCTGCCATTGACTATCATTAA
- a CDS encoding antibiotic biosynthesis monooxygenase, whose translation MFIYLTSGTPAFMEKLKEQYVSEAMIVLHGSGNSILLHETQKKSVFQTPRRYEVISSAGAFADEGYFVLNHIPVTDEGRPIFEHSFKTRSSIVDSELGFIAFRLLRPLNSDTYIMLTEWTDAAHYNRWKDSAVFRDSHFADTLEAGVDNQLHMFSSAPYITTYLTKNNNDDA comes from the coding sequence ATGTTCATCTATTTAACATCTGGGACACCCGCATTTATGGAGAAGCTTAAAGAACAATACGTTTCGGAAGCAATGATTGTCTTACACGGTAGCGGCAATTCTATTTTACTACATGAGACGCAGAAAAAGTCTGTATTTCAAACCCCTCGCCGCTATGAAGTCATTAGCTCTGCTGGCGCATTTGCCGACGAAGGATATTTTGTTCTCAACCATATTCCCGTAACCGATGAAGGGCGTCCGATTTTTGAGCATAGCTTCAAAACCCGATCCAGCATCGTTGACTCAGAACTTGGATTTATCGCCTTTCGCTTGTTGCGCCCACTGAATTCCGATACGTATATCATGTTAACCGAGTGGACAGATGCTGCACACTATAATCGCTGGAAAGACTCTGCTGTCTTTAGAGATTCCCACTTTGCAGATACGTTAGAAGCGGGGGTCGATAATCAATTACACATGTTTTCAAGCGCTCCTTACATTACAACTTATCTCACCAAGAATAATAATGACGACGCATAA
- the yhfH gene encoding protein YhfH: MIENVIEFFKNLPAKVCTTCGTEIEEQHECYGNKCDACNIL; the protein is encoded by the coding sequence ATGATTGAAAACGTCATCGAGTTTTTCAAAAACCTACCGGCTAAAGTGTGTACGACTTGTGGGACGGAAATCGAGGAGCAACACGAGTGCTATGGCAACAAATGTGACGCTTGCAACATCCTTTAA
- the yhfH gene encoding protein YhfH, which produces MIENVIEFFKNLPAKVCTSCGKEIEEQHECYGNKCDSCNIL; this is translated from the coding sequence ATGATTGAAAACGTCATCGAGTTTTTCAAAAATCTACCCGCTAAAGTATGTACATCTTGCGGTAAAGAAATTGAGGAGCAACACGAGTGTTATGGTAACAAATGTGATTCCTGCAACATTTTATAA
- a CDS encoding nuclear transport factor 2 family protein: MKKIVGFMLLAVVLVLGACSKDEETPSTQGSANDGEATSGYGSIDHGVEDKEVGFNMMGGTIEEAADVPAEEKTQILEVFNTYIDAFNAKDIDGYIDTLSEHTESFDKMQERADLEEAFSQFDIQREVSDVTIVKYDDSEAQVFSNLNTSMKQSSTGLETNPSGRQVTVLSKEEGKWKVSSIHYIGDDESK, translated from the coding sequence ATGAAGAAAATTGTAGGATTTATGTTGTTGGCGGTTGTTTTAGTGCTAGGTGCATGTAGTAAAGATGAAGAAACACCGTCGACACAAGGTTCAGCTAATGACGGCGAGGCGACAAGCGGCTATGGTTCGATTGACCATGGTGTAGAGGATAAGGAAGTCGGCTTCAATATGATGGGTGGTACGATTGAAGAAGCAGCAGATGTACCGGCAGAAGAGAAAACGCAAATTTTAGAGGTTTTCAACACGTATATTGATGCATTTAATGCGAAAGACATCGATGGCTATATCGATACGCTGTCGGAGCATACGGAAAGCTTTGATAAGATGCAAGAGCGTGCTGATTTGGAAGAGGCGTTTAGTCAATTCGATATTCAACGTGAAGTGTCTGATGTAACAATTGTGAAATATGATGACAGTGAAGCACAAGTATTTTCGAATTTGAATACGTCGATGAAACAATCGTCTACAGGTCTTGAAACGAATCCAAGCGGTCGACAAGTGACGGTGTTGTCGAAAGAAGAAGGTAAGTGGAAAGTATCTTCGATTCATTATATCGGGGACGATGAGAGCAAATAA
- the yhfH gene encoding protein YhfH translates to MLENVIEFFKNLPDKVCITCGKKIEEQHECYGNKCDACNIL, encoded by the coding sequence ATGCTTGAAAACGTCATCGAATTTTTCAAAAACTTACCAGATAAAGTATGTATCACTTGTGGAAAGAAAATCGAAGAGCAGCACGAATGTTATGGCAATAAATGCGATGCTTGCAACATCCTTTAA
- a CDS encoding sensor histidine kinase, giving the protein MNENTIDIQFLEKIFENMMHTMDQSKNDIFIISEQSRKNFADVEEELAAIKEDISRVITEGDYLETKTRHSRRRLADVSKNLKDFSEEEVRKAYEVANDLLVKLSINQMEEKQLRVRRDELDRRLMGLLETIDRADQLVTQVTAVINYLTSDLKNVGEALETARHKQEFSIRIIQAQEEERKRLSRDIHDGPAQMLANVLIRSGLIEKTFVEKGPEPALSELESLKGMVRGALHEVRRIIYDLRPMALDDLGVIPTLKKYLSTIGEYESDVDIHFQVSGKDQRMDSNFEVSVFRLVQESVSNALKHGKSKDIWVKIEWLNDIMNIIIKDNGRGFDQKEVKEKSFGLIGMKERIELLKGEMEIMSTLGTGTTVFFRIPLQSDEA; this is encoded by the coding sequence TTGAATGAAAATACGATTGATATTCAGTTTTTGGAGAAGATTTTTGAAAACATGATGCACACGATGGATCAATCCAAAAATGATATTTTTATTATAAGCGAACAGAGTCGTAAAAATTTCGCAGATGTAGAAGAAGAGCTTGCAGCGATAAAAGAAGATATTTCCCGGGTAATTACTGAAGGAGATTATTTGGAAACGAAGACTCGCCATTCTCGTCGGCGCCTTGCCGATGTTTCTAAAAACCTAAAGGATTTTTCGGAAGAAGAAGTGAGGAAAGCTTACGAAGTTGCGAATGATTTACTTGTTAAGCTCTCCATCAATCAGATGGAAGAAAAGCAATTGCGTGTTCGCCGAGATGAGTTAGACAGACGGCTTATGGGGTTGCTTGAAACAATCGATCGGGCCGATCAGCTCGTTACGCAGGTGACAGCGGTTATTAATTACTTAACGTCTGATTTGAAAAATGTTGGTGAAGCACTCGAAACGGCTCGTCATAAACAGGAATTTAGTATCCGAATTATTCAAGCGCAAGAAGAGGAGCGCAAGCGGTTATCACGTGATATTCATGATGGCCCTGCGCAAATGTTAGCGAACGTATTGATTCGCTCGGGATTGATTGAAAAGACGTTTGTTGAGAAAGGGCCAGAGCCTGCTTTGTCCGAATTGGAGAGTTTGAAGGGGATGGTGCGAGGAGCACTTCATGAGGTGCGCCGTATCATTTACGATTTACGACCTATGGCATTGGATGATTTAGGAGTTATTCCAACATTGAAAAAGTATTTATCGACAATCGGGGAATATGAATCGGATGTAGACATTCATTTTCAAGTAAGCGGTAAGGATCAGCGGATGGACTCGAATTTCGAAGTATCGGTGTTCCGTTTAGTGCAAGAATCTGTATCAAATGCGTTGAAACATGGGAAGTCCAAGGATATATGGGTGAAAATTGAGTGGCTTAACGATATAATGAATATTATCATTAAAGATAATGGACGAGGATTCGATCAAAAAGAAGTGAAAGAGAAGTCGTTCGGTTTGATTGGTATGAAAGAACGTATCGAACTGTTGAAAGGCGAGATGGAGATTATGTCAACGCTTGGTACGGGGACAACCGTATTTTTCCGCATACCACTACAAAGTGATGAAGCTTGA
- a CDS encoding competence protein ComK, whose amino-acid sequence MTNYIVSFDTFMLQPVNKDGKLATRVVERNREFLIPKKPIHIVRKSCDFYGGSLQNSINSARLMLGNRHKTPIILASGFGSPYIFLPTLSPRSEQNVWFSYHAIDYIEPDHLGSIVYLENNQSIKLNASPTTMFRQYTFAGLLEKRFLKKQKQLSKSSFVPPNSIFMSPPPSS is encoded by the coding sequence ATGACTAATTATATCGTATCCTTTGACACATTTATGTTACAGCCCGTAAACAAAGACGGGAAACTCGCAACTCGCGTCGTTGAACGTAATCGAGAATTTTTGATTCCTAAAAAACCGATACATATCGTAAGAAAGTCCTGTGATTTTTATGGGGGATCTTTACAAAATTCTATCAATTCAGCAAGACTCATGCTTGGAAACCGCCATAAAACACCGATTATTTTAGCGTCTGGTTTCGGCTCTCCTTACATCTTTTTGCCAACATTATCGCCGAGATCTGAACAAAATGTCTGGTTTTCCTATCACGCCATCGATTACATTGAACCCGATCACTTGGGAAGCATTGTTTACTTAGAAAATAATCAATCGATCAAGCTAAACGCTTCTCCAACAACGATGTTTCGGCAATACACATTTGCTGGCTTGCTCGAAAAACGTTTTTTGAAAAAACAAAAACAATTGAGCAAATCATCCTTTGTACCACCAAATAGTATATTTATGTCTCCTCCGCCTTCTTCATAA
- the hemY gene encoding protoporphyrinogen oxidase: MDRQNKRVVIVGGGITGLSAAFYMQKEAREKGLPLEVILVEAANRLGGKIQTIRRDGFVIERGPDSFLIRKKSVGILAEDLGIEGELVRNATGQAYVLVNGELHPIPGGSVMGIPTQVSPFLKTGLFSWAGKIRAAGDFILPRSGIEGDQSLGSFFRRRFGGEIVDNLIEPLLSGVYAGDIDHMSLQSTFPQFYEVEKKHRSLILGMKKTTPKQVPQKNGYGAKKEGVFHTFRNGLETIVEALEPQLEPESVLKGVRIDAIKKQSDHKTLLELNDGQTIEADAVILTTGHGMASKLFAPYGLLQGLKEIPTTSVATVALAFPEEAVEQDREGTGFLVSRSSDYSITACTWTHRKWPTTTPKGKVLLRAFVGRVGDEAIVDLPDAEIEKIVLADLGKVLDIKGKPDFTVITRWKEDRPQYRVGHKQRIEAARAELKTQFPQVKLAGASYNGVGLPDCIDQGKAAVQEVLDGLFD, translated from the coding sequence ATGGATAGACAAAACAAAAGAGTTGTTATCGTTGGCGGGGGGATTACCGGGCTCTCGGCGGCGTTTTATATGCAAAAAGAAGCACGGGAAAAAGGGTTGCCACTTGAGGTGATTCTTGTCGAAGCTGCAAATCGACTTGGCGGTAAAATCCAGACGATTCGACGTGACGGTTTTGTCATTGAGCGTGGCCCAGATTCGTTTTTAATCCGCAAGAAAAGTGTTGGTATTCTGGCAGAGGATCTTGGGATTGAGGGAGAGCTTGTGAGAAATGCGACAGGACAGGCATATGTCCTTGTTAATGGCGAGCTTCACCCGATTCCAGGTGGTTCAGTGATGGGTATTCCAACACAAGTGAGTCCATTTTTGAAGACAGGATTGTTTTCATGGGCTGGAAAAATACGGGCGGCGGGGGATTTCATCCTGCCTCGCTCGGGCATCGAAGGCGATCAGTCGTTGGGCAGCTTTTTCCGCAGACGTTTTGGTGGAGAAATCGTTGATAATTTAATTGAACCGCTGCTGTCGGGAGTATACGCAGGGGATATTGACCATATGAGCTTGCAGTCGACATTTCCACAGTTTTATGAAGTGGAGAAAAAGCATAGAAGTTTGATTTTAGGTATGAAGAAAACAACGCCAAAACAAGTGCCACAAAAAAACGGTTATGGTGCGAAGAAGGAAGGCGTCTTCCATACGTTCCGCAACGGGCTTGAAACGATTGTTGAAGCGCTTGAGCCGCAGCTAGAACCTGAATCTGTGTTGAAAGGTGTCCGCATTGACGCGATTAAAAAACAGTCGGACCATAAAACCCTCCTCGAATTAAACGATGGGCAGACGATTGAAGCGGATGCGGTGATTTTAACGACAGGTCATGGAATGGCAAGCAAGCTATTTGCGCCATATGGACTGTTACAAGGTCTAAAAGAAATTCCGACGACATCTGTTGCAACAGTTGCATTGGCATTTCCGGAAGAGGCAGTGGAGCAGGATAGGGAAGGTACAGGCTTCCTCGTCTCACGCAGTAGTGACTACTCGATTACAGCATGCACATGGACGCATCGAAAATGGCCAACGACGACACCGAAAGGCAAAGTGCTTCTGCGTGCATTTGTCGGACGAGTTGGTGACGAAGCCATTGTTGATTTACCAGATGCTGAAATTGAGAAGATTGTTCTCGCTGATTTGGGGAAAGTCCTCGATATCAAAGGAAAACCTGATTTCACAGTCATTACACGTTGGAAAGAAGACCGACCGCAATATCGTGTCGGGCATAAGCAACGGATTGAGGCGGCACGTGCAGAACTGAAAACGCAGTTCCCGCAAGTGAAATTGGCGGGTGCTTCGTATAATGGCGTGGGTTTACCTGACTGTATTGATCAGGGGAAAGCTGCTGTACAAGAAGTGTTGGACGGGTTATTTGATTGA
- a CDS encoding response regulator transcription factor, whose translation MTKILIVDDHQLFREGVKRILDFEDSFDVVAEGDDGSEVNSLYEQYRPDVVLMDINMPRMNGVEATEHLVKDYPDAKVIILSIHDDESYVSHALKTGALGYMLKEMDADAIVQAIKVVAAGGSYLHPKVTHNLVTEFRRLSEREHKGSFQQNDIRRPLHLLTKRECEVLQLLTDGQSNRTIGETLFISEKTVKNHVSSILQKMNVNDRTQAVVTAIKNGWVEVK comes from the coding sequence ATGACAAAAATATTAATTGTAGATGACCATCAGTTATTCCGTGAAGGGGTCAAACGCATTCTTGATTTTGAAGATTCGTTCGATGTTGTTGCTGAAGGGGATGACGGCAGCGAAGTAAATAGCTTATATGAACAATACAGACCTGACGTTGTGTTAATGGATATTAATATGCCGCGGATGAATGGTGTCGAAGCGACGGAGCACTTAGTAAAGGATTATCCGGATGCAAAAGTCATTATACTATCCATTCATGATGATGAGTCGTATGTGTCTCATGCACTGAAAACGGGTGCACTTGGTTATATGTTGAAAGAGATGGATGCGGATGCAATCGTTCAAGCGATTAAAGTAGTCGCGGCGGGCGGTTCATATCTTCACCCGAAAGTGACGCATAATCTTGTGACAGAATTCCGCAGACTGAGTGAACGGGAGCATAAGGGATCGTTCCAACAAAATGATATTCGCCGACCGCTTCACTTGTTAACAAAACGCGAATGTGAAGTTTTGCAATTATTGACGGATGGCCAAAGTAATCGTACGATCGGCGAGACGCTTTTCATTTCGGAAAAGACTGTTAAAAACCACGTGTCGAGTATTTTGCAAAAAATGAACGTTAATGACCGAACACAAGCAGTTGTCACAGCGATTAAAAATGGATGGGTCGAAGTGAAATAA
- the hemH gene encoding ferrochelatase, with amino-acid sequence MTKKKMGLLVMAYGTPYKEEDIESYYTHIRHGRPPAPEQLEDLRNRYEAIGGISPLARITENQANALCNRLNNVQNDIEFSVYVGLKHITPFIEDAVEKMHTDGITEAVSIVLAPHFSTFSVKSYNGRAKEEAEKHGIAMTSVESWYKQPKFIEYWADKVRSTYDSMSEEERAKACLIVSAHSLPEKILANGDPYADQLKETADLIAAAAGVENYEVGWQSEGQTPEPWLGPDVQDLTRELHTTKGYSTFVYTPVGFVSDHLEVLYDNDYECKVVCDDIGAAYYRPAMPNVNPLFVDAMVAAVFAKMEEA; translated from the coding sequence ATGACAAAGAAAAAAATGGGACTTTTAGTGATGGCGTACGGAACGCCATATAAGGAAGAGGATATTGAATCGTATTACACTCATATCCGCCATGGTCGACCACCAGCACCTGAACAATTGGAAGACCTTCGCAACCGTTACGAGGCGATTGGCGGGATTTCCCCGCTTGCTAGAATTACGGAAAATCAAGCGAACGCGCTTTGCAATCGTTTGAATAACGTACAAAATGACATTGAATTCAGCGTCTATGTTGGATTAAAACATATTACACCGTTTATCGAAGATGCAGTGGAGAAAATGCATACAGATGGTATTACTGAGGCGGTTTCCATCGTCTTGGCACCACACTTCTCAACGTTTTCCGTCAAGTCTTATAATGGGCGTGCGAAGGAAGAAGCAGAGAAGCATGGCATTGCGATGACATCTGTCGAAAGCTGGTACAAGCAGCCAAAATTCATAGAATATTGGGCGGACAAAGTACGAAGCACGTATGACAGCATGAGCGAGGAAGAGCGCGCCAAGGCTTGCCTCATCGTGTCGGCGCATTCATTGCCTGAAAAGATTTTAGCGAATGGTGATCCATATGCAGACCAGTTGAAAGAAACGGCAGATTTGATTGCTGCTGCAGCTGGAGTCGAGAACTACGAAGTTGGCTGGCAAAGTGAAGGGCAAACACCAGAGCCGTGGCTTGGCCCAGACGTGCAAGATTTAACGCGTGAGTTACACACGACAAAAGGCTATAGCACGTTTGTCTATACGCCAGTTGGATTCGTTTCAGACCACCTTGAAGTGCTGTATGATAACGATTATGAGTGCAAAGTTGTCTGTGACGATATCGGTGCCGCTTATTATCGTCCAGCAATGCCAAATGTCAATCCACTTTTCGTGGATGCGATGGTAGCAGCAGTGTTTGCTAAAATGGAAGAAGCCTAA
- a CDS encoding response regulator transcription factor, producing the protein MEKHRIFIVEDDRKIAQLLADTLRKYQYDVAIVEDFDRVMEESLAFKPHLILLDINLPSYDGYYWCRQLRQHTTCPILFISARSGDMDQVFALENGGDDFITKPFHYEIVLAKIRSHLRRSFGEYAPSQAERTVKLGALHLFIERMELHIGSHVVPLQKKECVILELLMEASPKVVTREKLLEELWDDQSFVDENTLNVNMTRVRKKLAEYGIQSAIETVRGAGYRLLAAAEES; encoded by the coding sequence ATGGAGAAACACCGAATTTTCATAGTAGAAGATGATCGAAAGATTGCACAATTATTAGCTGATACATTAAGGAAATACCAATATGATGTGGCCATTGTTGAGGATTTTGATCGAGTGATGGAAGAAAGCCTTGCTTTTAAACCACATCTCATCTTGTTAGATATCAATTTGCCTTCGTATGACGGCTATTATTGGTGCCGCCAGCTTCGACAACATACGACTTGTCCGATTCTATTCATCTCGGCGCGTTCAGGGGATATGGACCAAGTATTTGCTTTGGAAAATGGCGGCGATGATTTCATTACGAAACCTTTCCATTATGAAATCGTTCTAGCTAAAATAAGAAGTCATTTACGCCGATCTTTCGGTGAATATGCACCGAGTCAAGCGGAGCGAACTGTGAAGCTTGGTGCGTTGCATTTGTTTATTGAACGGATGGAGTTGCATATTGGTAGTCATGTTGTACCGTTGCAGAAAAAAGAATGCGTTATTCTTGAATTATTAATGGAAGCATCGCCAAAAGTGGTCACGCGTGAAAAGTTATTGGAAGAACTGTGGGATGATCAGTCGTTTGTCGATGAAAATACGTTGAATGTCAATATGACACGCGTACGGAAAAAATTGGCCGAATATGGCATTCAATCTGCTATTGAAACGGTGCGTGGCGCAGGTTATCGCCTATTGGCAGCAGCGGAGGAATCATGA
- the hemE gene encoding uroporphyrinogen decarboxylase, producing MTNFNDTLLRAARGEKIEHTPVWYMRQAGRSQPEYLKIKEKYSLEEITHQPELCAYVTKLPVDQYDVDAAILYKDIVTPLPGLGIDVKIKAGVGPVISNPIRTVQDVHNLGDLSPEDDVPFVLETIKMLTQEQLNVPLIGFAGAPFTLASYMIEGGPSKSYNLTKSFMVSEPEAWFALMDKLADMTITYIGAQVAAGAKAIQIFDSWVGALNVEDYRIFIKPVMTRIFTELRKLNVPLITFGVGASHLANEWHDLPVDVVGLDWRLSIKEAGARGLTKPVQGNLDPALLLADWNIIEERAKVIIEQGVEHGSHIFNLGHGVFPDVKPATLKKLTELIHTYSAQLRK from the coding sequence ATGACAAACTTTAACGATACACTTCTTCGTGCAGCACGTGGAGAAAAAATTGAACATACACCAGTCTGGTATATGCGACAAGCAGGTCGTTCACAACCAGAATATCTGAAAATTAAAGAAAAATATTCGCTTGAAGAAATTACGCATCAGCCTGAACTTTGTGCATATGTGACAAAGCTTCCTGTTGACCAATACGACGTGGACGCAGCAATTCTTTATAAAGACATCGTGACACCGCTTCCAGGGCTTGGCATTGACGTGAAGATTAAAGCGGGCGTTGGTCCAGTTATTTCGAATCCAATTCGTACTGTACAAGATGTTCATAATCTCGGCGATCTATCACCTGAAGATGATGTACCATTTGTTCTAGAAACGATTAAAATGTTAACGCAAGAACAATTGAATGTGCCATTAATCGGATTTGCGGGCGCTCCGTTTACACTTGCGAGCTATATGATCGAGGGCGGTCCTTCGAAAAGCTATAACTTGACGAAATCCTTCATGGTATCAGAACCAGAAGCATGGTTTGCATTGATGGACAAGCTAGCGGATATGACGATTACGTATATTGGCGCACAAGTAGCTGCAGGTGCAAAAGCGATTCAAATCTTTGATTCATGGGTAGGCGCTTTGAATGTTGAAGACTACCGTATTTTCATCAAACCAGTAATGACGCGTATCTTTACAGAGTTGCGTAAATTGAACGTGCCGTTGATTACATTTGGTGTGGGTGCAAGTCACTTGGCAAACGAATGGCATGACCTGCCAGTGGATGTTGTAGGTCTTGACTGGCGCCTGTCGATTAAAGAAGCAGGAGCGCGTGGGCTGACGAAGCCTGTACAGGGGAACTTGGATCCGGCGCTATTATTGGCAGATTGGAACATTATCGAAGAGCGTGCAAAAGTCATTATCGAGCAAGGTGTTGAGCACGGAAGCCATATCTTTAACTTAGGACATGGTGTATTCCCAGACGTGAAGCCGGCAACGTTGAAGAAGCTAACGGAATTGATTCATACGTATAGTGCGCAACTCCGCAAGTAA
- a CDS encoding lipoate--protein ligase, translated as MYFIDNKGITDPHINLAIEEYILKNMDIEKDSFLLFYINEPSIIVGKNQNTIEEIDTEYVDANGIHVVRRLSGGGAVYHDLGNLNFSFITKDDGDSFRNFKKFTEPVVQALAEMGVKAELLGRNDILVEGRKISGNAQFVTNGRMFSHGTLMFDTEIERVVSALKVRKDKIESKGIKSIRSRVANITEFLAEPMTIEQFRMEVLKSIFGGEEKIQYMELTEDDWTNIHALSAERYSNWDWNYGKSPKFNMQHSHRFPVGGIDVRLDVNKGVIEDVNIFGDFFGVGEVAVIEECLKGIQYDRQSINEALSSIDIPTYLGGITKEEFLQLIY; from the coding sequence ATGTATTTTATTGATAATAAAGGCATCACAGACCCGCATATTAACCTTGCGATCGAGGAGTATATTTTAAAAAATATGGACATTGAAAAGGATTCTTTTTTACTGTTCTATATTAATGAACCATCTATCATCGTCGGTAAAAACCAGAACACGATTGAAGAGATTGATACAGAATATGTGGATGCGAATGGCATTCATGTCGTACGACGATTGTCTGGTGGGGGAGCGGTGTACCACGATCTTGGCAATTTGAATTTCAGTTTCATTACAAAGGATGACGGGGACTCGTTCCGTAACTTTAAGAAATTTACGGAGCCGGTTGTGCAAGCATTGGCTGAAATGGGTGTTAAAGCGGAATTGCTTGGGCGCAATGATATTCTGGTTGAAGGGCGTAAAATTTCGGGGAATGCACAGTTTGTCACAAATGGCCGGATGTTTAGCCATGGCACATTAATGTTTGATACTGAAATTGAGCGAGTGGTGTCTGCATTAAAGGTTCGGAAAGATAAAATTGAGTCGAAGGGCATTAAATCGATTCGAAGCCGCGTCGCAAATATTACAGAGTTTTTGGCAGAACCGATGACGATTGAACAATTTCGTATGGAAGTGTTGAAATCGATTTTTGGTGGCGAAGAAAAGATTCAGTATATGGAATTGACAGAGGATGATTGGACGAACATCCATGCATTGTCTGCAGAGCGGTATAGCAATTGGGATTGGAACTATGGAAAATCACCAAAGTTCAACATGCAACACTCCCACCGATTCCCAGTTGGGGGCATTGATGTACGTCTTGATGTCAACAAAGGCGTTATCGAAGATGTTAACATTTTTGGGGACTTTTTCGGTGTTGGCGAGGTAGCTGTGATTGAAGAATGTCTAAAAGGCATCCAATATGACCGACAATCTATTAACGAGGCACTAAGTTCAATCGATATCCCGACTTATCTAGGCGGCATTACGAAAGAGGAATTCCTGCAGTTGATTTATTGA